One region of Salvelinus sp. IW2-2015 linkage group LG1, ASM291031v2, whole genome shotgun sequence genomic DNA includes:
- the asip1 gene encoding agouti signaling protein 1 → MNSLFLLSCLSSTWFLLVYSHMVLEDALSTNKSSFSSIQNGSLSDAPPIVIVELPKTAKKKIKKPRKNTFTVKNKRPPPPANCVPLWGSCKTPNNVCCEYCAFCHCRLFKTVCYCRMGNPRC, encoded by the exons ATGAATTCCCTGTTTCTCCTGAGCTGTCTAAGCTCCACCTGGTTTCTCTTGGTATACTCGCACATGGTACTGGAGGACGCGCTATCCACCAATAAGTCTTCTTTCTCGAGTATACAGAATGGGAGCCTGTCAGATGCTCCACCCATCGTCATTGTAG AGTTGCCCAAAACGGCAAAGAAAAAAATCAAGAAACCAAGAAAG AACACATTCACCGTCAAAAACAAACGTCCACCTCCTCCCGCCAACTGTGTGCCATTGTGGGGAAGCTGCAAAACCCCTAATAATGTGTGCTGTGAGTACTGCGCTTTCTGCCACTGCCGCCTTTTCAAGACTGTGTGCTATTGTCGAATGGGAAATCCGCGGTGTTGA